Proteins from a genomic interval of Dehalococcoidales bacterium:
- a CDS encoding YafY family protein, whose protein sequence is MKINRLLEITLILLNKKTVTAADLAARFGVSTRTIYRDIDELSAAGVPVFASKGSGGGISLLDNYAINKALLNEHERDSLLLALKTLQATKYPEIDAILEKIGAVFKKAAAADWVHIEFSPWGSGPNEENKFLDIKRAILECRVVAFDYINADGILSRRAIEPMLLLFKSQAWYVWGYCRTRRDFRTFRISRIRRLNVTGESFTRRPPGSAKEEEPEIMLRQPVTLKLRFRPEHLYRVYDDYDERRITRNADGTYDVTVTFPEDEWVYGYIMSFGNYVEVLEPPHIREIVRDRLQKAVDFYQNPR, encoded by the coding sequence ATGAAAATCAACCGGCTGCTGGAAATCACCCTGATTCTCCTCAATAAAAAGACCGTCACCGCCGCTGATCTGGCGGCGCGGTTCGGGGTATCTACCCGGACTATTTACCGGGATATCGACGAGCTTTCCGCGGCCGGTGTGCCTGTTTTTGCCAGCAAAGGCAGCGGCGGCGGCATTTCCCTGCTGGATAACTACGCCATCAATAAGGCCCTGCTCAACGAGCACGAGCGGGACAGCCTGCTGCTTGCCCTCAAGACGCTCCAGGCCACCAAGTACCCGGAAATAGACGCCATCCTGGAGAAAATCGGGGCGGTATTCAAGAAAGCCGCGGCGGCGGACTGGGTGCATATCGAGTTCTCGCCGTGGGGCAGCGGCCCCAACGAGGAAAACAAGTTCCTGGACATCAAGCGCGCCATCCTCGAATGCCGGGTGGTGGCGTTCGACTATATTAACGCGGATGGCATTTTGAGTCGGCGCGCCATTGAGCCGATGCTGCTGCTGTTTAAAAGCCAGGCGTGGTATGTCTGGGGCTATTGCCGAACGCGGCGGGACTTCCGCACCTTCCGCATCTCGCGCATCCGGCGCCTGAACGTTACCGGGGAAAGCTTTACCCGCCGCCCGCCGGGGAGCGCTAAAGAGGAAGAGCCGGAGATAATGCTCCGGCAACCCGTTACGCTCAAGCTCAGGTTCCGGCCGGAGCATCTTTACCGCGTCTATGACGACTACGATGAGCGGCGCATCACCCGCAACGCGGACGGAACCTATGATGTTACCGTTACCTTCCCGGAGGACGAATGGGTCTACGGCTATATAATGTCGTTCGGGAATTACGTGGAGGTGCTGGAGCCGCCGCACATCCGGGAAATCGTCCGCGACCGACTCCAAAAGGCCGTGGATTTTTACCAAAACCCCCGCTAA
- a CDS encoding LysR family transcriptional regulator: protein MAPSKLDLHSLIVFYYVASEQSITAAADKLCLTQPTVTYHIRSLERNVGLKLLDVKKQKVFLTQAGEGLYHYVTEIYHQMNGAEKYLDNLKQDSLRVGISTTFSTCLASAAAAFEKNNSHVRLVIRGASSFEIAEAVLNSEIDLGIVVSAEYGNPKLKCIPLSQQEQLVLVASPSSAIAQRPHLAFVNLCGYPLILGPETSATRRIILKRLRTGGCHMPSPIVVEVNSSEWGINLVEKGEGVGLHHIRSVEKPIAEGRLKILPLSGDIYVGVEALLRADAPRHPMAEKFIALVRQELENKQNKTPVSASMN, encoded by the coding sequence ATGGCGCCTTCTAAACTGGACCTGCATAGCCTCATCGTCTTTTACTATGTCGCCAGTGAACAAAGCATCACCGCCGCGGCGGATAAGCTGTGCCTGACGCAGCCCACCGTTACCTACCATATACGGTCGCTGGAGCGCAACGTCGGGCTCAAACTGCTGGACGTCAAGAAGCAGAAAGTGTTCCTGACCCAGGCCGGAGAGGGACTGTACCATTACGTCACCGAGATCTATCACCAGATGAACGGGGCGGAAAAATACCTGGATAACCTCAAGCAGGACAGCCTGCGCGTGGGCATTTCCACCACCTTCAGCACCTGCCTGGCGTCAGCGGCGGCGGCTTTCGAGAAAAACAACTCCCACGTGCGGCTGGTTATCCGGGGCGCCTCTTCCTTCGAGATTGCCGAGGCCGTCCTCAACTCGGAGATAGATCTGGGTATCGTGGTCAGCGCCGAGTACGGCAATCCCAAGCTCAAGTGCATCCCCCTGTCACAGCAGGAGCAACTGGTGCTGGTGGCTTCACCGTCCAGCGCCATCGCCCAGCGGCCGCACCTGGCTTTCGTGAACCTTTGCGGCTATCCCTTGATACTGGGGCCGGAGACATCCGCCACGCGGCGCATTATTTTAAAGCGGCTCCGCACCGGGGGCTGCCATATGCCTTCACCAATAGTGGTGGAGGTGAACAGCTCCGAGTGGGGGATAAACCTGGTGGAAAAGGGGGAGGGGGTGGGCCTGCACCATATCCGCAGCGTGGAAAAGCCGATTGCCGAGGGACGACTTAAAATACTGCCGCTTTCCGGCGATATTTACGTGGGAGTGGAAGCGCTTTTACGCGCCGACGCCCCCCGCCACCCCATGGCGGAAAAGTTCATCGCGCTGGTGCGGCAGGAGCTGGAAAACAAACAGAACAAAACGCCGGTATCGGCATCAATGAACTGA
- a CDS encoding uroporphyrinogen decarboxylase family protein: MTAEWKNMTPDERQEAMFAKWISPDGAKYASPQAEKDYKARATRIKDAIQMKKKPDRVPLFILPSFWPATYVGLTPKDVMYDYDKNSMAYKKFIVDFKPDGHLGAATPGPGKFFDVMDYKLYSWPGHGVKPEASYQANEGEYMLADEYDDLIEDPSNYFYKAYLPRVFGALEPFRQIPTVTGILEMYGVALSFIPFGLPPVQAAYQTLLKAGEESLKYAGSLGAFGADIMAQGYPTIVAGYSKAPFDVIGDTLRGTKGVIMDMYRQPDKLLKALDIMTPIMIKMGVNSAKSAGNPFIFMPLHKGGDGFLSDTQYKKFYWPSFRKVLLGLIDEGVVPLPAAEGGYNQRLDVIKDIPKGKTCWIFDDTDMAKAKQTIGQVACIAGNVPSGMLNLGTPKTVDDYIKKLINDCAGGGGYIVSNGAFFDEAKVENVHAMTDATLKYGVYK, from the coding sequence ATGACAGCTGAATGGAAAAACATGACCCCGGATGAAAGACAGGAGGCGATGTTCGCCAAATGGATCTCTCCTGACGGCGCTAAATACGCCAGCCCCCAGGCAGAAAAAGACTACAAGGCCAGGGCCACCCGCATCAAGGACGCCATCCAGATGAAGAAAAAACCGGATAGGGTGCCGCTGTTCATTCTCCCCAGCTTCTGGCCCGCCACCTATGTCGGGCTCACGCCGAAGGACGTTATGTACGACTATGACAAGAACAGTATGGCCTATAAAAAATTCATCGTGGACTTCAAGCCGGACGGGCACCTCGGCGCCGCCACGCCGGGGCCGGGCAAATTCTTCGACGTGATGGACTACAAGCTTTATTCCTGGCCGGGACACGGCGTCAAACCGGAAGCGTCCTACCAGGCCAATGAAGGCGAATACATGCTGGCGGACGAGTATGATGATTTGATTGAAGACCCGTCCAACTACTTCTATAAAGCCTATTTACCCCGCGTCTTCGGGGCGCTGGAGCCTTTCCGGCAGATACCCACCGTTACCGGCATCCTGGAGATGTACGGCGTGGCTTTAAGCTTTATCCCCTTCGGGCTGCCGCCCGTCCAGGCCGCCTACCAGACGCTTTTGAAAGCCGGTGAAGAGTCCCTGAAATACGCCGGTTCCCTGGGCGCTTTCGGGGCGGATATCATGGCGCAGGGATACCCCACCATCGTGGCCGGGTATTCCAAGGCTCCATTCGACGTTATCGGCGATACCCTGCGGGGCACCAAGGGCGTCATCATGGATATGTACCGCCAGCCGGACAAGCTCCTCAAGGCGCTGGATATCATGACGCCCATCATGATTAAAATGGGCGTGAACTCCGCCAAGTCCGCCGGAAATCCGTTCATCTTCATGCCCCTGCACAAGGGCGGCGACGGCTTCCTCTCCGATACGCAGTATAAGAAATTCTACTGGCCTTCATTCAGAAAAGTGCTGCTGGGCCTTATCGATGAAGGGGTGGTGCCGCTGCCGGCCGCCGAAGGCGGCTATAACCAGCGCCTCGATGTTATCAAGGACATCCCCAAGGGCAAGACCTGCTGGATTTTCGATGACACGGATATGGCCAAAGCCAAGCAGACCATCGGGCAGGTAGCCTGTATCGCCGGGAACGTACCCTCCGGCATGTTGAACCTGGGCACGCCCAAGACGGTCGACGACTACATTAAGAAGCTGATTAATGACTGCGCGGGCGGCGGCGGGTACATCGTCAGCAACGGCGCTTTCTTCGACGAGGCCAAGGTGGAAAACGTCCACGCTATGACTGACGCCACCCTGAAATACGGCGTCT
- a CDS encoding GyrI-like domain-containing protein, whose translation MEKENQAQPKMITGEAFLVAGVTGSGDETARVWEAFMKISRMSPLKNQAGEEGYEVRLYPAEGPGKIYAGVRVDSPTVPPEYQVIHLPAAEYAEFEIYPGRGYESSNARMNDWLQANAGAYKEALLDGMHYAIEVYDKRYKGDKDPQSVVGCRVPIQKVEKGKNK comes from the coding sequence ATGGAAAAAGAAAATCAGGCACAGCCCAAGATGATTACCGGGGAGGCTTTCCTGGTGGCGGGGGTGACGGGCAGCGGTGATGAGACCGCCAGGGTCTGGGAAGCCTTTATGAAAATCAGCAGGATGAGCCCGCTCAAGAACCAGGCGGGCGAAGAAGGCTATGAAGTCCGCCTCTACCCGGCGGAGGGGCCGGGCAAAATATACGCGGGGGTGCGGGTGGATAGCCCCACCGTCCCCCCGGAGTACCAGGTTATCCACCTGCCGGCGGCTGAATACGCCGAGTTCGAGATATACCCCGGCCGGGGCTATGAAAGCTCCAACGCACGGATGAACGACTGGCTGCAGGCCAACGCCGGCGCCTATAAAGAAGCGCTGCTGGACGGTATGCACTACGCCATCGAGGTATATGATAAGAGATACAAAGGGGACAAAGACCCGCAGTCCGTGGTGGGATGCCGGGTGCCGATTCAGAAAGTAGAAAAAGGGAAGAACAAATGA
- a CDS encoding uracil-DNA glycosylase family protein gives MKVSDILKCKDFPCAGAAKNSYSVPPAEIDPAKIKILMVTEAPPNNPADFFYAAGSPFYLQTTLQAFREAGAEVTDMQDILDLGVYITTAVKCGKTQYTVSPDALKNCAALLEQEIALFPGVKVFLLGGDVAIRMMNAIWKKQTGKRVVPAGPTYKIRGQQYFFENKRVLPSYTPAGKNFLIEKSKRRMVADDIREALELARE, from the coding sequence ATGAAAGTCAGCGACATTTTAAAGTGCAAGGACTTCCCCTGCGCGGGCGCGGCTAAAAACAGTTACAGCGTGCCGCCGGCAGAAATCGACCCCGCTAAAATAAAGATACTGATGGTCACGGAAGCCCCACCCAATAACCCCGCCGACTTTTTTTACGCGGCGGGCAGCCCGTTCTATTTACAAACTACGCTCCAGGCTTTCCGGGAGGCCGGGGCGGAGGTGACTGATATGCAGGATATCCTGGATTTGGGCGTCTATATCACCACCGCCGTCAAGTGCGGCAAGACACAGTACACCGTCTCCCCGGACGCCCTGAAAAACTGCGCCGCCCTGCTGGAACAAGAAATAGCTTTGTTTCCCGGCGTCAAGGTCTTCCTGCTTGGCGGGGACGTGGCCATCAGGATGATGAACGCCATCTGGAAAAAGCAGACGGGCAAGAGGGTGGTGCCGGCCGGACCCACCTATAAAATCAGGGGGCAACAGTACTTTTTTGAAAATAAGAGAGTGCTGCCCTCTTACACGCCGGCGGGTAAAAACTTCCTGATTGAAAAGTCCAAGCGGCGCATGGTGGCCGACGATATCCGCGAGGCGCTGGAGCTGGCGCGGGAGTGA